The following are from one region of the Salvelinus alpinus chromosome 16, SLU_Salpinus.1, whole genome shotgun sequence genome:
- the orc1 gene encoding origin recognition complex subunit 1 isoform X1 yields the protein MVRYFTRLRVRRIYKWGGRPCIFDRKLKNYGFEYLTMSVEGQEAVTTVTPGQYILIEGNDDDNPFVAKLLKFFSDESHKQKKALVQWFLRLSEVPQNKKLLLGRSPHPQEIFYYLGRACDDEINVESILGTVHVQHVPEDAPFPEPGTKDTLYVKLSWDTKAFNVLDPVLMQDTPASTLPKPALSLFPPRASPAVTPVSRGPVRCALPAPDPTVMRRAGSVSDTRATMSAGKMGTLEAESIHSASKLSASKILSAKRRGSAADTPGVRKKLQLSIGASPGKRMTRADVLCELLDEEVESEKGMSLKLSSSVSHSLQHGCSLSPMRSGCKTPNGQREFPWKLASISLDRLSPTALGEQDFSSVLLLALEDEVFEAGLPTDSGSAKTPKKRQATPRRNYVRGQKATAPSRRKESAMAIREPALGVLAEEDSEDSPMQPIAMTPRSKRKSAQLVSLRIRKQLNLLDNTQELISDGDDESFVPYKKVLQSSSDEEKTESEEEAVVMKTRRRNCKTSAMTPRKTASKKKVLQSSSDEEKTESEEEAVVRKTRGRNCKTSAMTPRKMPSKKATPRHANPTTPRTPRHATPSIPSRTVPARQPGNILEEARARLHVSSVPESLPCREQEFQDIYNFVESKVMDGTGGCMYISGVPGTGKTATIHEVIRCLQHASDMDEIPTFRFIEINGMKMTDPHQAYVQILQKLTNQKVTADHAAALLEKRFSNPAPKKETTVLLVDELDLLWTRKQNVMYNLFDWPTRRHARLVVLTIANTMDLPERIMINRVASRLGLTRMSFQPYSFKQLQQIITSRLNKVKAFEEDAMQLVSRKVAALSGDARRCLDICRRATEICEHSASHPSSAGLVRMSHVMEALDEMFSSSYITAIRCASLQEQLFLRAVIAEFRRLGLEEAIFQQVFVQHQALSRVEGLQPVSVSEGLAVCQRLGACRLLLLEASRLDVLQRVRLNVSQDDVLYALKAVRD from the exons ATGGTCCGCTACTTTACAAGATTGAGAGTGAGACGTATCTACAAATGGGGCGGAAGACCTTGTATCTTCGACAGAAAATTAAAGAATTACGGCTTTGA GTACTTGACCATGAGCGTGGAGGGTCAGGAGGCAGTCACCACTGTAACACCTGGCCAGTACATCCTCATTGAGGGAAATGATGATGACAACCCCTTCGTTGCCAAGCTTCTCAAGTTCTTTAGCGATG AGTCCCACAAGCAGAAGAAGGCGCTGGTGCAGTGGTTCTTGCGCTTGTCTGAGGTGCCCCAAAATAAGAAGTTGTTGCTGGGCAGGAGCCCCCATCCCCAGGAGATCTTCTACTACCTGGGACGTGCCTGTGACGATGAGATCAACGTAGAATCCATCCTTGGCACTGTACAT GTCCAGCACGTCCCTGAAGATGCTCCTTTTCCAGAGCCTGGAACCAAGGACACCCTCTATGTAAAGCTGTCCTGGGACACCAAGGCCTTCAATGTCTTAGACCCTGTCCTGATGCAGGATACCCCTGCCTCAACCCTTCCCAAacccgctctctctctgtttccccccCGTGCTTCCCCCGCGGTAACCCCTGTGTCTCGGGGCCCAGTGCGTTGTGCCCTGCCCGCCCCAGACCCCACAGTGATGAGGAGAGCAGGGTCTGTGTCTGACACTAGAGCCACCATGAGCGCCGGGAAGATGGGTACCCTTGAGGCAGAGTCGATCCACTCTGCCTCCAAGCTCTCTGCCTCTAAAATCCTGAGCGCCAAGAGGAGGGGCAGCGCTGCAGACACACCAGGTGTACGCAAGAAACTACAGCTCAGCATCGGGGCCA GTCCAGGGAAGAGAATGACCAGAGCAGATGTCCTCTGTGAGCTCTTGGATGAGGAGGTGGAGTCAGAGAAAGGGATGTCCCTCAAACTGAGCTCCTCAGTTTCACACTCCCTCCAGCATGGCTGCAGCCTCTCTCCCATGAGAAGTGGCTGCAAGACCCCTAACGGCCAGAGGGAGTTCCCCTGGAAGCTCGCCTCGATCAGCCTGGACAGACTGTCTCCTACTGCCCTGGGAGAACAGGACTTCTccag TGTTCTGTTGCTGGCACTAGAGGATGAGGTATTTGAGGCAGGGTTACCTACAGACTCTGGCTCTGCCAAGACCCCCAAGAAgagacaggccacccccaggagGAACTATGTTAGGGGACAGAA AGCTACCGCCCCCTCCAGGAGGAAAGAGTCTGCCATGGCCATTAGAGAGCCTGCTCTGGGGGTGCT GGCGGAGGAGGACTCTGAGGACTCTCCCATGCAGCCGATTGCCATGACTCCTCGCTCCAAGAGGAAGTCAGCCCAGCTGGTGTCGTTACGCATCAGGAAGCAGTT GAATCTGTTGGACAATACCCAAGAGCTGATCTCTGATGGCGATGATGAGAGTTTCGTTCCCTACAAGAAGGTCCTACAGAGCAGCAGCGatgaagagaagacagagagtgaggaagaggcAGTGGTGATGAAGACCAGAAGAAGAAATTGCAAGACCTCCGCCATGACCCCACGCAAAACGGCCAGCAAGAAG AAGGTCCTACAGAGCAGCAGCGatgaagagaagacagagagtgaggaagaggcAGTGGTGAGGAAGACCAGAGGAAGAAATTGCAAGACCTCCGCCATGACCCCACGCAAAATGCCCAGCAAGAAG GCCACCCCCCGTCATGCCAACCCAACTACCCCCCGGACCCCCCGTCATGCCACTCCCAGTATTCCCAGCCGGACTGTTCCAGCCAGGCAGCCTGGGAACATCCTGGAGGAGGCCAGGGCTAG GCTGCATGTGTCGTCAGTACCAGAGTCTCTTCCCTGTAGGGAGCAGGAGTTCCAGGATATCTATAACTTTGTGGAGAGCAAGGTTATGGATGGGACCGGAGG GTGTATGTACATCTCTGGTGTTCCGGGAACTGGGAAAACCGCCACCATCCACGAGGTTATCCGGTGTCTACAGCACGCCTCTGATATGGATGAAATCCCCACGTTCCGATTCATCGAGATCAACGGCATGAAAATGACCGACCCTCACCAAGCCTACGTCCAGAttctacag AAACTGACCAACCAGAAGGTGACCGCTGACCACGCCGCAGCCCTATTAGAGAAGAGGTTCAGTAACCCCGCCCCCAAGAAGGAGACCACCGTGCTACTGGTGGACGAG CTGGACCTTCTATGGACCAGGAAGCAGAATGTCATGTACAACCTGTTTGATTGGCCGACAAGGCGCCACGCCCGCCTGGTGGTGCTGACCATCGCCAACACCATGGACCTGCCTGAGCGGATCATGATCAACAGGGTGGCCAGCAGACTG GGCCTGACCAGGATGTCGTTCCAGCCGTACAGCTTCAAGCAGCTGCAGCAGATCATCACGTCCAGACTGAACAAGGTCAAGGCCTTCGAGGAGGACGCTATGCAGCTGGTCTCCAGAAAG GTGGCAGCGTTGTCAGGAGACGCCCGGCGCTGTCTGGACATCTGTCGCCGCGCCACTGAGATTTGCGAACACTCCGCCTCGCACCCGTCCTCCGCGGGATTGGTGAGAATGAGTCATGTGATGGAGGCCCTGGATGAGATGTTCTCCTCCTCCTACATCACGGCCATCAG GTGTGCATCGTTGCAGGAGCAGCTCTTCCTGAGGGCGGTCATTGCTGAGTTCCGGCGGCTGGGACTGGAGGAGGCCATCTTCCAACAG GTGTTTGTGCAGCACCAGGCTCTGAGTCGTGTGGAGGGCCTGCAGCCCGTCAGTGTGTCCGAGGGTCTGGCCGTGTGTCAGCGTCTGGGTGCGTGTCGTCTGCTGCTGCTGGAGGCCAGCCGTCTAGACGTGCTACAGCGGGTCAGACTCAACGTCAGCCAGGATGACGTGCTCTACGCACTCAAAGCTGTCAGAGACTGA